A window of the Roseovarius sp. S88 genome harbors these coding sequences:
- a CDS encoding N-acetylmuramoyl-L-alanine amidase: MGPTPLPRGGGWLTTLAQEPIWHPSPNFGPRRDGSVPDIVVLHHTAMESCDAARDRLCDPQAEVSAHYLISETGTCWQLVEEDMRAWHAGAGRWGDVTDVNSRSIGIELANTGGHPFPEPQMTTLEHLLGDVMHRHRIAPERMIAHSDMAPDRKYDPGPRFDWYRLAANGLSIWPQDHDNEEEFTYSAYQFGYSSEATDNGILQAFRSRFRPWKDGPLDARDCALMADLAQRFPFDGPPAAA, encoded by the coding sequence ATGGGACCCACGCCCCTTCCGCGCGGCGGTGGGTGGCTGACAACGTTGGCGCAAGAGCCGATCTGGCATCCGTCTCCAAATTTCGGCCCGCGGCGCGACGGGTCGGTGCCTGATATTGTGGTTTTGCATCACACGGCAATGGAGAGCTGCGATGCTGCGCGAGACCGGCTTTGTGATCCTCAGGCTGAAGTTTCGGCGCATTACCTGATTTCCGAAACCGGAACCTGCTGGCAGCTGGTTGAAGAAGACATGCGCGCCTGGCATGCCGGGGCCGGGCGATGGGGGGATGTGACGGATGTCAATTCCCGGTCCATTGGGATAGAATTGGCCAATACTGGCGGCCATCCGTTTCCAGAACCGCAAATGACGACGCTCGAGCACCTGTTGGGCGATGTCATGCACCGGCATAGAATCGCGCCGGAACGGATGATTGCACATTCGGACATGGCCCCGGATCGCAAATACGATCCCGGTCCGCGATTTGATTGGTACCGGTTGGCCGCGAATGGCTTGAGTATTTGGCCGCAAGATCATGATAACGAAGAAGAATTCACCTATTCTGCATATCAGTTCGGCTATTCCTCTGAGGCGACAGACAATGGTATTCTACAAGCCTTCCGAAGCCGGTTTCGCCCGTGGAAGGATGGCCCTCTTGATGCCAGGGATTGCGCCTTGATGGCCGATCTTGCCCAGCGTTTTCCATTTGACGGCCCGCCCGCCGCCGCCTAA
- the gatA gene encoding Asp-tRNA(Asn)/Glu-tRNA(Gln) amidotransferase subunit GatA yields MSDLNTLTIAEARDKLRAKDVTSLELTEACLNAIEGADALGAFVHNTPDLAREQAKAADARLAKGDAPNMCGIPLGIKDLFCTKGVPSQAASGILNGFKPEYESTVSQNLFDAGSVMLGKLNMDEFAMGSSNETSVYGNAVNPWRRGNEETALTPGGSSGGSASAVAADLCLGATGTDTGGSIRQPAAFVGITGIKPTYGRCSRWGIVAFASSLDQAGPMTKTVRDAAIMLETMCSHDPKDSTSTDLPVPDFEAMLTGDIKGKTIGIPKEYRMDGMPDEIETLWAQGKDMLADAGAKIVDISLPHTKYALPAYYVIAPAEASSNLARYDGVRYGHRAQMAQGDGITEMYEKTRAEGFGAEVKRRVMIGTYVLSAGFYDAYYNRARRVRALIKRDFEEVFDQGVDAILTPATPSAAFELGRETSDPVEMYLNDVFTVTVNLAGLPGIAVPTGLDKQGLPLGLQLIGRPWEEGDLLNTAYALENAAGFVAKPTKWW; encoded by the coding sequence ATGTCTGATCTCAACACGCTGACCATCGCCGAAGCCCGCGACAAACTGCGCGCCAAGGATGTCACCTCGCTTGAGCTGACCGAAGCATGCCTCAACGCCATTGAAGGTGCTGATGCCTTGGGCGCGTTCGTGCATAACACGCCTGATCTGGCCCGCGAGCAGGCCAAGGCAGCCGACGCGCGCCTGGCTAAAGGTGATGCGCCAAACATGTGCGGTATCCCGCTGGGAATTAAGGATTTGTTCTGCACCAAGGGCGTGCCATCACAGGCCGCATCGGGGATCCTCAACGGGTTCAAGCCGGAGTATGAATCCACCGTCAGCCAGAACCTGTTTGACGCAGGCTCGGTCATGCTGGGCAAGCTCAACATGGACGAATTTGCCATGGGGTCCTCCAATGAGACCTCCGTATACGGCAATGCGGTCAATCCCTGGCGGCGCGGCAACGAAGAGACAGCCCTCACGCCGGGTGGCTCGTCGGGCGGTTCCGCCAGCGCCGTAGCTGCAGACCTGTGTCTGGGTGCCACCGGCACCGATACCGGCGGCTCGATCCGTCAACCTGCAGCCTTTGTCGGCATCACCGGCATCAAGCCCACCTATGGGCGCTGTTCCCGCTGGGGCATTGTGGCGTTTGCCTCGTCCCTTGATCAGGCCGGACCAATGACCAAAACCGTGCGCGATGCGGCGATCATGCTGGAAACCATGTGCAGCCACGACCCCAAGGACAGCACCTCGACCGACCTGCCCGTGCCCGATTTTGAGGCGATGCTGACCGGCGACATCAAAGGAAAAACCATCGGTATTCCAAAAGAATACCGGATGGACGGGATGCCGGACGAGATCGAAACACTCTGGGCGCAGGGCAAGGACATGCTGGCCGATGCAGGCGCCAAGATTGTCGATATCAGCCTGCCGCACACGAAATACGCACTGCCCGCCTACTACGTGATTGCGCCAGCTGAAGCCTCGTCAAACCTCGCGCGCTATGATGGCGTGCGCTATGGCCATAGGGCGCAGATGGCGCAGGGCGATGGCATCACCGAAATGTATGAAAAGACCCGCGCCGAAGGGTTTGGGGCCGAGGTCAAACGCCGTGTGATGATTGGCACTTATGTGCTGTCAGCTGGCTTTTATGACGCCTACTACAACCGTGCTCGCCGGGTTCGCGCCCTCATCAAGCGCGACTTTGAAGAGGTGTTTGATCAGGGCGTTGACGCTATCCTGACACCCGCCACGCCCTCGGCGGCATTCGAGTTGGGCCGCGAAACTTCCGATCCGGTGGAGATGTATCTCAACGATGTCTTCACCGTGACAGTAAACCTTGCAGGCCTGCCCGGCATCGCGGTTCCCACCGGCCTTGACAAGCAAGGCCTGCCTCTGGGACTGCAGCTGATTGGGCGTCCTTGGGAGGAAGGCGATTTGCTCAATACCGCCTACGCGCTGGAAAATGCGGCAGGATTTGTAGCCAAGCCCACGAAATGGTGGTAA
- a CDS encoding ceramidase domain-containing protein → MTWTEHVDGYCERIDPSFWAEPVNAATNAAFVIAALVMAYRLRTTHSPLAWTLTGVLGLIGIGSFLFHTFAQPWAGALDVVPIVAFILIYIFTASRDFLGLSTLWSLGIMMAFLPLSASLIPAFQSLPLYGQSAGYLLVPIFIAIYAILLHANPPLSRGLAIGACLLVLSLTFRSLDMPLCETLPLGTHFLWHILNAILLAWMIEIYRRHRLAPPAAQG, encoded by the coding sequence ATGACGTGGACCGAACATGTTGATGGGTATTGCGAACGCATTGATCCGAGCTTTTGGGCAGAACCCGTAAACGCCGCAACCAATGCCGCCTTTGTCATCGCAGCTCTTGTGATGGCGTATCGGCTCCGCACAACGCATTCTCCGTTGGCCTGGACCCTCACAGGCGTATTGGGCCTCATCGGAATTGGCAGCTTCCTCTTTCACACCTTTGCGCAACCCTGGGCTGGCGCTTTGGATGTTGTTCCAATTGTTGCGTTCATACTGATCTACATTTTTACGGCCAGCCGCGATTTTCTGGGCTTGTCCACTTTGTGGTCCCTCGGAATCATGATGGCGTTTTTGCCCCTGTCCGCCTCGCTGATACCAGCTTTTCAATCGTTGCCGCTCTATGGGCAATCAGCAGGCTATCTGCTCGTCCCAATATTCATCGCAATCTACGCCATCCTGTTGCACGCAAACCCGCCTTTGTCTCGTGGATTGGCCATCGGAGCGTGTCTTTTGGTGCTCTCGCTCACCTTCCGAAGTCTGGATATGCCGCTTTGCGAGACCCTGCCGCTTGGCACGCATTTCCTCTGGCACATCCTTAACGCTATCCTGTTGGCCTGGATGATCGAAATCTATCGTCGTCACAGGCTTGCGCCGCCAGCGGCACAAGGCTAA
- the gatC gene encoding Asp-tRNA(Asn)/Glu-tRNA(Gln) amidotransferase subunit GatC, whose amino-acid sequence MSIDTATAAKVAKLARIRVEEDDLPALAQEFNTILGFIEQLNEVDVEGVEPMVSVTPMRLKRRKDEVTDGNQQDKVLSNAPDAREGFFAVPKVVE is encoded by the coding sequence ATGTCCATTGACACCGCGACCGCCGCCAAAGTGGCCAAACTTGCCCGTATCCGGGTGGAAGAAGACGACCTGCCTGCGCTGGCGCAGGAATTCAACACGATCCTTGGGTTCATCGAGCAACTCAATGAGGTGGATGTGGAGGGCGTCGAGCCGATGGTGTCGGTCACGCCCATGCGCCTCAAACGCCGCAAGGACGAAGTTACGGATGGCAATCAACAGGACAAGGTTCTGTCGAACGCGCCCGACGCGCGAGAAGGCTTTTTTGCCGTGCCGAAGGTGGTGGAATAA